The Gracilimonas sediminicola sequence CGAAGACCTGCCTTACCACTGGCTGCAACACGCCAAGAACTCCAGTTGGATGCGCGGTATTCATGAAACCATCTATCTTTTTGGACACAACTGTCACGAAATAGAGCAGGCTCTCCAAGGTTTTTGGGATGATTCAGCCGAGATCACTAAACTCAATTCCCTGGAAACCATCGGGGTGAAAGCAGAAGAAAAAACCTATGGCTTTGACCTCGCCGCTGCTTTCCCTGCCATTCTATTAAGCCTCGATTTTTAAATATCTGACCCGTATCTATTAGCGCAAAGAAGTCGCAGAGTACGCTAAGAGTATGTAACTTTGCGAGCTCTGCGCATCCATAGCGTTGTTTGCGTGAAAAATTACATGTTTGTGATTTCTGATTAAACCCTGACACGTTCGGGAGAATTGCGAGATTATGAATATCTTTATGGATGGTTTTCGATTCCTAATTTCTAATGTAAAACTCCAAACATCCCATGCGGATAATTACCGGAAAACTGAAAGGCCGACATTTCAACATTCCGAAAGGACTGGATGTCCGCCCTACCACCGATCGCACCAAAGAAAGCATCTTCAACCTGATTGAAGCTCGTGTTTTTATGGAAGGAACCCAGATTCTGGATCTCTTTGCCGGCTCGGGTAACCTTGGCTTTGAAGCTATTTCCCGTGGCGCACGGCATGTAACTTCTGTTGAACTGGATGCCCAGAACGTGAAGCAAATTGAAAAGACGGCGGCCGAGTTTGGCATTGATGACCAAATGCGGATTGTGTGTTCCGATGCTCAACGCTTTCTGAATGGCATGGCTATTCCCTATCACTTTATTTTTTGTGATCCGCCTTATGACTATCCCTTTATGGATGAACTTATCGACCAGGTTTTTGAAGAAAATTGGTTAACGGATGAAGGCTGGCTTATCCTGGAGCACGACAAATACAAGGATTTCACCGATCACCCCAAGTGCACTTTTTCAAAGGCCTATGGCCGAACCATCGTTAGCATCTTTCAAAAGCATCCGGTAGATTCGGAATAAATTCACCCTATGAAAACAATCGCTTTATATCCCGGGTCGTTTGATCCCATCACCAATGGCCACCTCGACATTCTGGAACGTGCAACCAACCTGTTTGATCATGTGATCGTAACCGTTGCCGTTAACAAAGAAAAGAAAGCCGTTTTTTCAGGGGATGAACGGGTCAATCTCATTAAGGCGTGTATAGCCAATAAAGTGTGGGCAAAAAAGGTAGAGGTAAATCAGTTTACGGGATTGCTGGTTGATCATGCCCAAAAAATGAATGCAGATACACTGGTTCGCGGTGTTCGTCAGATTTCTGATTTCGAATACGAATTCCGGATGGCCCTCACCAACAAGCGCCTCGCTCCCAATGTGGATACCGTTTTCCTGATGCCGGATGAAGAATTCACGTTCATCTCCGCTTCTATTGTAAAGGAAGTAGCATACTGGGGCGGCGACCTTAGCTCTTTTGTCCCCGAAAATGTAGCCATGGCTCTTAAAGAAAAGTTTAAGGATAAGGGATAGAAACTGTTTTAAACTTGTCCAAAGTTACTAAGGCCCCATTTTATTGATGGCGCACCACCTGAACTAACTTGCCCAAAGTTACTAAGGCCCCGTTTTATGACAGGCGCACCATTTTAACTTTGGACAAGTTTATTAGAACCGAAAAATAATCTACTTTTCTTTCTTTCAGCCTTTATATTTTTATCGTTCTGAAACTCACTCCTACACCATTCTCTAAATTATGATTTCAAATCGCGCACAAAATTTACAGCCATCTGCAACGCTAAAAGTTACCGGTCGGGCCAAGGAGCTGAAGCGACAGGGGAAATCTATCGTCTCATTGAGCGCCGGTGAACCGGATTTCAAAACGCCCAAACATATTTGCGATGCAGCGATCAAAGCTATTGAAGATGGCTTCCATGGATACACCATGAACCCGGG is a genomic window containing:
- the rsmD gene encoding 16S rRNA (guanine(966)-N(2))-methyltransferase RsmD, with the protein product MRIITGKLKGRHFNIPKGLDVRPTTDRTKESIFNLIEARVFMEGTQILDLFAGSGNLGFEAISRGARHVTSVELDAQNVKQIEKTAAEFGIDDQMRIVCSDAQRFLNGMAIPYHFIFCDPPYDYPFMDELIDQVFEENWLTDEGWLILEHDKYKDFTDHPKCTFSKAYGRTIVSIFQKHPVDSE
- the coaD gene encoding pantetheine-phosphate adenylyltransferase, with the translated sequence MKTIALYPGSFDPITNGHLDILERATNLFDHVIVTVAVNKEKKAVFSGDERVNLIKACIANKVWAKKVEVNQFTGLLVDHAQKMNADTLVRGVRQISDFEYEFRMALTNKRLAPNVDTVFLMPDEEFTFISASIVKEVAYWGGDLSSFVPENVAMALKEKFKDKG